The following coding sequences lie in one Haematobia irritans isolate KBUSLIRL chromosome 3, ASM5000362v1, whole genome shotgun sequence genomic window:
- the mRpL16 gene encoding mitochondrial ribosomal protein L16 isoform X2, with protein MLSNSRLLCAARSGLSKPFSAGLKFFAVPVKYNEYEQVARPKLRVMERMPQYPPNLRPPKMQKKLKFMRGPELTHNSLLHKQYGIIATGGGRLRWGHFEMMRLTIGRKMDVNRMFAIWRVPAPWQPVTKKGQGQRMGGGKGAIDHYVTPVRSGRVILEISGKCEFDEVKPFLQLVCNILPFEAEVVSQEIISKRKLIEDYLNKTNQNPYNMKYVIQNNLSGCHRWLSSPIDHKYFGKYI; from the exons ATGTTGAGTAATAGCCGGTTATTATGTGCTGCCAGAA GTGGTCTCAGTAAACCATTTTCGGCTGGTTTAAAGTTCTTTGCTGTCCCAGTCAAGTATAATG AATATGAGCAAGTTGCAAGACCCAAATTAAGGGTTATGGAAAGAATGCCTCAATACCCACCAAATCTTCGCCCTCCAAAAATgcagaaaaaattgaagtttatgCGTGGACCTGAATTGACACACAACTCACTTTTGCATAAGCAATATGGTATTATTGCCACAGGTGGAGGTCGTTTACGTTGGGGCCATTTTGAAATGATGCGTCTAACAATTGGTCGTAAAATGGACGTAAACAGAATGTTTGCGATTTGGAGGGTACCTGCGCCCTGGCAACCTGTCACCAAGAAAGGGCAGGGTCAACGCATGGGAGGAGGAAAAGGGGCGATAGATCATTATGTAACTCCAGTAAGGTCCGGAAGGGTAATATTAGAAATATCTGGCAAATGTGAATTCGACGAAGTGAAACCGTTTTTACAATTGGTTTGCAATATACTGCCTTTTGAAGCCGAAGTGGTATCGCAAGAAATAATTAGCAAACGGAAACTGATCGAGgactatttaaataaaacaaaccaGAATCCCTACAATATGAAATATGTTATCCAAAATAATTTGAGCGGTTGCCATAGATGGTTGTCTTCACCTATAGATCACAAGTATTTTGGAAAATACAtatga
- the mRpL16 gene encoding mitochondrial ribosomal protein L16 isoform X1, with protein MLSNSRLLCAARSLCGLSKPFSAGLKFFAVPVKYNEYEQVARPKLRVMERMPQYPPNLRPPKMQKKLKFMRGPELTHNSLLHKQYGIIATGGGRLRWGHFEMMRLTIGRKMDVNRMFAIWRVPAPWQPVTKKGQGQRMGGGKGAIDHYVTPVRSGRVILEISGKCEFDEVKPFLQLVCNILPFEAEVVSQEIISKRKLIEDYLNKTNQNPYNMKYVIQNNLSGCHRWLSSPIDHKYFGKYI; from the exons ATGTTGAGTAATAGCCGGTTATTATGTGCTGCCAGAAGTTTGT GTGGTCTCAGTAAACCATTTTCGGCTGGTTTAAAGTTCTTTGCTGTCCCAGTCAAGTATAATG AATATGAGCAAGTTGCAAGACCCAAATTAAGGGTTATGGAAAGAATGCCTCAATACCCACCAAATCTTCGCCCTCCAAAAATgcagaaaaaattgaagtttatgCGTGGACCTGAATTGACACACAACTCACTTTTGCATAAGCAATATGGTATTATTGCCACAGGTGGAGGTCGTTTACGTTGGGGCCATTTTGAAATGATGCGTCTAACAATTGGTCGTAAAATGGACGTAAACAGAATGTTTGCGATTTGGAGGGTACCTGCGCCCTGGCAACCTGTCACCAAGAAAGGGCAGGGTCAACGCATGGGAGGAGGAAAAGGGGCGATAGATCATTATGTAACTCCAGTAAGGTCCGGAAGGGTAATATTAGAAATATCTGGCAAATGTGAATTCGACGAAGTGAAACCGTTTTTACAATTGGTTTGCAATATACTGCCTTTTGAAGCCGAAGTGGTATCGCAAGAAATAATTAGCAAACGGAAACTGATCGAGgactatttaaataaaacaaaccaGAATCCCTACAATATGAAATATGTTATCCAAAATAATTTGAGCGGTTGCCATAGATGGTTGTCTTCACCTATAGATCACAAGTATTTTGGAAAATACAtatga